A stretch of the Streptomyces sp. WMMB303 genome encodes the following:
- a CDS encoding lysophospholipid acyltransferase family protein — MSCWTVASPCTVRCAAHRVPPVATGVRARRYAALAGALLRGLASGPRLASGEVLRTQAKGVIRALGATLEAPASVSGPRRRPGEAGSLIVSDHISWLDALALLAVEPATALAKREVAQWPLFGPLAERAGVQFIDRDRIRTLPDTVAQVAAVLRAGRSVLVFPQGTTWCTESGSGFRRALFQAAVDAEAPVRPVTVSYRQCGEPSTVAAFLGEDTFAASLHRVISARDLAVRVTPHPALHPARDRRALAAAAHTAIRGTGAPAHP, encoded by the coding sequence ATGAGCTGCTGGACCGTGGCCTCGCCCTGCACCGTGCGGTGCGCAGCCCACCGGGTGCCGCCGGTGGCCACCGGCGTGCGGGCCCGCCGGTACGCGGCACTGGCCGGTGCGCTGCTCCGGGGGCTGGCGAGCGGTCCGCGCCTCGCCTCCGGGGAGGTGCTGCGCACCCAGGCCAAGGGGGTGATCCGGGCGCTGGGTGCCACGCTGGAGGCCCCGGCATCCGTCTCGGGCCCGCGCCGGCGTCCGGGCGAGGCGGGTTCGCTGATCGTCTCCGACCACATCTCCTGGCTCGACGCGCTCGCGCTGCTGGCGGTCGAACCGGCGACCGCGCTCGCCAAACGGGAGGTGGCGCAGTGGCCGTTGTTCGGACCCCTGGCGGAACGCGCGGGGGTGCAGTTCATCGACCGGGACCGGATCCGCACGCTGCCCGACACGGTGGCGCAGGTGGCGGCCGTGCTGCGCGCGGGCCGATCGGTCCTGGTCTTCCCGCAGGGCACGACATGGTGCACCGAGTCGGGGAGTGGATTCCGGCGCGCCCTGTTCCAGGCCGCCGTCGACGCCGAAGCGCCCGTGCGGCCGGTGACGGTCAGCTACCGGCAGTGCGGCGAGCCCAGTACGGTGGCGGCCTTCCTCGGCGAGGACACGTTCGCCGCTTCGCTGCACCGGGTGATCAGCGCCCGGGACCTGGCGGTACGCGTCACGCCGCATCCCGCGCTGCACCCGGCGCGGGATCGTCGTGCCCTGGCGGCGGCCGCACATACGGCGATCCGCGGCACCGGCGCGCCCGCCCACCCGTGA
- a CDS encoding MFS transporter, which produces MSASHDDHAKPGKAASPFRQPKAVWAVAFACVISFMGIGLVDPILPALAESLDASPSQVSLLFSSYLIVTAVAMLVVGAVSSRVGAKRTLVVGLAVIVTFSALAGATDSINGIVGFRAGWGLGNALFIATSLAVIVASASGGFAGAIILYETALGLGIAVGPLLGGELGAISWRGPFFGVSALMAVALIATLAFVSDPPKPKRPISPAAPLKALRHRGLLTMGIMALLYNWGFFTMLGYAPYPMELNAHQLGLVFTGWGLLVAAFSVLVAPRLQARFGTAPVLYANLLGLGIVMALIAAGVETPTVVVVAVIVSGAFIGINNTLTTQAVMLVSPVERSVASSAYGFLRFIGGGLAPYVAGKVAEATDLGVPFYIGAAAFLLAIPVLASGHRLVRQAEQRTVEGESVGPTLTPVGPQAAGAEPPLIVAVGAHGRATAVVEAAARLARDSGSPLQIVHVQQTAVVEEQAVETETHDQARAAVTAHLDRLAGRGVPATGQILTSVGDRAAAGRALARHAADAGATTVAVGRSPLGAVTQFGEGSLTTALTRAATSTVVLIDPDSTPRPLTASALAELRSGSA; this is translated from the coding sequence ATGAGTGCCTCGCACGACGATCACGCGAAGCCCGGAAAGGCCGCGAGCCCGTTCAGGCAGCCGAAAGCCGTCTGGGCCGTCGCCTTCGCCTGCGTCATCTCCTTCATGGGGATCGGCCTGGTGGATCCGATCCTGCCCGCCCTGGCCGAGAGCCTGGACGCCTCGCCCAGCCAGGTCTCCCTGCTGTTCAGCAGCTACCTCATCGTCACGGCCGTGGCCATGCTCGTCGTCGGCGCCGTCTCCAGCCGAGTCGGTGCCAAGCGCACCCTGGTGGTCGGGCTGGCCGTCATCGTCACCTTCTCGGCACTGGCCGGGGCCACCGACTCCATCAACGGGATCGTCGGCTTCCGCGCGGGCTGGGGCCTGGGCAACGCGCTGTTCATCGCCACCTCCCTGGCGGTGATCGTCGCCTCGGCCAGCGGCGGATTCGCCGGTGCCATCATCCTCTACGAGACCGCGCTCGGCCTCGGCATCGCCGTGGGCCCGCTGCTGGGCGGTGAGTTGGGTGCCATCAGCTGGCGCGGCCCCTTCTTCGGCGTCTCCGCTCTCATGGCCGTGGCGCTGATCGCGACCCTGGCGTTCGTCTCCGACCCGCCGAAGCCCAAGCGCCCCATCTCGCCGGCCGCCCCGCTCAAGGCGCTGCGCCACCGCGGGCTGCTGACGATGGGCATCATGGCTCTGCTCTACAACTGGGGCTTCTTCACCATGCTCGGCTACGCGCCCTACCCGATGGAGCTGAACGCCCATCAGCTCGGACTGGTCTTCACCGGCTGGGGGCTGTTGGTCGCCGCCTTCAGCGTGCTGGTGGCGCCCCGGCTGCAGGCCCGGTTCGGCACCGCCCCGGTCCTGTACGCCAATCTGCTCGGCCTCGGCATCGTGATGGCGTTGATCGCCGCCGGCGTCGAGACCCCCACCGTGGTCGTGGTGGCCGTCATCGTCAGCGGTGCCTTCATCGGGATCAACAACACCCTCACCACCCAGGCGGTCATGCTCGTCTCGCCCGTCGAGCGGTCGGTGGCCTCCTCGGCGTACGGGTTCCTGCGCTTCATCGGCGGCGGCCTGGCCCCCTACGTGGCGGGCAAGGTCGCCGAGGCCACCGACCTCGGTGTGCCCTTCTACATCGGCGCGGCAGCCTTCCTGCTCGCCATCCCGGTGCTGGCCAGCGGCCACCGGCTGGTCCGACAGGCCGAACAGCGCACCGTCGAGGGCGAGTCCGTCGGCCCCACGCTGACCCCCGTCGGCCCGCAGGCCGCGGGCGCCGAACCCCCGCTCATCGTCGCTGTCGGCGCCCACGGCCGTGCCACGGCCGTCGTCGAGGCCGCGGCACGGCTCGCCCGGGACTCCGGCAGCCCGCTGCAGATCGTCCATGTACAGCAGACGGCCGTCGTCGAGGAGCAGGCCGTCGAGACCGAGACCCATGACCAGGCCCGCGCCGCGGTCACGGCACACCTCGACCGGCTCGCCGGGCGGGGAGTCCCCGCCACCGGCCAGATCCTCACCAGCGTCGGCGACCGCGCCGCCGCCGGACGCGCCCTGGCGCGGCACGCCGCCGACGCGGGCGCCACCACCGTCGCCGTGGGACGCTCCCCGCTGGGCGCCGTCACCCAGTTCGGCGAGGGCAGCCTCACCACGGCCCTCACCCGTGCCGCCACGAGCACCGTCGTGCTCATCGACCCCGACAGCACGCCCCGGCCCCTGACCGCGAGCGCCCTGGCGGAGCTGCGCAGCGGCAGCGCCTGA
- a CDS encoding MarR family transcriptional regulator: MHKRVMDTGAVRNVSPEELMSAVERIVRHVRHSATAGGLSTAASSALGRLGREGAQRLSELARAEGVSQPNMTQLVTRMERAGLVRRTADRSDGRGVLVAATDTGLEVFHRRRAERTRALTELIDELAEPERQAVDVALPALARAIQGHWSRS; encoded by the coding sequence ATGCATAAGCGGGTTATGGACACCGGCGCCGTTCGGAACGTGTCGCCGGAGGAGCTGATGAGCGCCGTGGAGCGGATCGTGCGCCATGTGCGGCACAGCGCGACCGCGGGCGGGCTGAGTACCGCGGCCTCCTCGGCGCTGGGCCGGCTGGGCCGCGAGGGCGCGCAGCGCCTCTCCGAACTGGCCCGGGCCGAGGGCGTCTCGCAGCCGAACATGACGCAACTGGTCACCCGCATGGAGCGGGCGGGACTGGTGCGGCGCACCGCCGACCGGAGTGACGGGAGAGGTGTCCTGGTGGCGGCCACCGACACCGGGCTGGAGGTCTTCCACCGGCGGCGGGCCGAGCGCACTCGCGCCCTGACCGAGCTGATCGACGAGCTGGCGGAGCCGGAGCGGCAGGCGGTGGACGTCGCACTTCCGGCCCTGGCGCGCGCGATCCAGGGCCACTGGTCGCGGTCCTGA
- a CDS encoding ABATE domain-containing protein: MRFAFVSGNAALDLVGTVGYRRDEPVDLLDAPAALEQWVLECEELPDRVTADAADLAFALRLREAVHRLALDRLAGRPFAPAELDVVNSAAAGPVPAVELGDGGLRRSGDLRSALVQVARGAIAVLADRSVPLKECGRAGCTRLYLDRSRGARRTWCGMDACGNRVKAAAYRARRQAARQGPGADESRAARREEPGSDRRR, translated from the coding sequence GTGAGATTCGCCTTCGTCAGCGGCAACGCGGCCTTGGACCTGGTGGGCACCGTGGGGTACCGACGGGATGAGCCCGTGGACCTGCTGGATGCCCCTGCCGCCCTTGAGCAGTGGGTCCTGGAGTGCGAGGAGCTGCCCGACCGGGTGACCGCCGATGCCGCGGACCTCGCCTTCGCGCTGCGGTTGCGGGAGGCCGTCCACCGCCTGGCGCTCGACCGCCTGGCGGGCCGCCCCTTCGCGCCGGCCGAGCTGGACGTCGTCAACAGCGCAGCCGCGGGGCCGGTACCCGCGGTCGAGCTCGGCGACGGAGGCCTGCGCCGGTCGGGAGATCTGCGCTCCGCGCTGGTCCAGGTCGCCCGTGGCGCAATCGCCGTGCTGGCCGACCGCAGCGTGCCGCTGAAGGAGTGCGGCCGCGCGGGCTGCACCCGCCTCTACCTGGACCGCTCGCGTGGGGCGCGCCGTACCTGGTGCGGTATGGACGCCTGCGGCAACCGCGTCAAGGCTGCCGCCTACCGTGCCCGCAGGCAGGCGGCGCGGCAGGGCCCCGGCGCCGACGAGAGCCGGGCCGCTCGGCGGGAGGAACCGGGGTCTGACCGCCGCCGGTAG
- a CDS encoding haloacid dehalogenase type II, with amino-acid sequence MAGTPDIEVVVCDVLGTMVDEPGGLRAAVREAVPDADDASADRLLAVWHEHVAYEQERVKEGRRAYAGTDVIDREAAHRVADRAGVTDPSAVERLATAGRRLPPWGDSQSGLARIARHFPVLGLSNAARAVLPRLNQFAGLRWHQALSAEDARAYKPAPEVYRLALEAAGCPPERVLMVAAHAWDLRGAQAAGMRTAYVQRPVGDPPAPGDTFELRTHGLEELATALTAG; translated from the coding sequence ATGGCCGGGACACCCGATATCGAGGTCGTCGTATGCGACGTGCTCGGAACGATGGTCGACGAGCCGGGCGGGCTCCGGGCCGCCGTCCGCGAGGCGGTGCCCGACGCCGACGACGCGTCGGCGGACCGGCTGCTCGCGGTATGGCACGAGCACGTCGCGTACGAGCAGGAACGCGTCAAGGAGGGGCGCCGGGCCTACGCCGGCACCGACGTCATCGACCGCGAGGCGGCGCACCGGGTGGCCGATCGCGCCGGAGTCACCGATCCGTCGGCCGTCGAGCGGCTGGCCACCGCGGGGCGACGGCTGCCCCCATGGGGGGACTCACAGAGCGGACTCGCCCGCATCGCGCGGCACTTCCCCGTGCTGGGCCTCTCCAACGCCGCTCGCGCCGTGCTCCCTCGGCTGAACCAGTTCGCGGGCCTGCGCTGGCACCAGGCGCTCTCCGCCGAGGACGCCCGCGCCTACAAGCCCGCACCCGAGGTCTACCGGCTCGCACTCGAGGCGGCGGGCTGCCCGCCGGAACGGGTGCTGATGGTCGCCGCACACGCCTGGGACCTCCGGGGCGCCCAGGCGGCGGGGATGCGCACCGCCTACGTCCAGCGGCCGGTCGGGGATCCTCCGGCGCCGGGCGACACCTTCGAACTGCGGACGCACGGCCTGGAGGAACTGGCGACCGCCCTCACCGCGGGGTAG
- the madM gene encoding malonate transporter subunit MadM, producing the protein MDTLVSVFEDNGLLVAFALIGGLMMLSGWLSKALTRGRLQGSAIAILLGLVLAYWGGAATGGEDGLADFAAFSGLSLMGGAMLRDFAIVATAYGVDLQQIKRAGPAGALSVLLGVLVSFAAGSVVAAAFGYTDAASMATIGAGAATYIVGPVTGTAVGAGSEVIALSVAAGLVKSVVVMVGTPLIAPMIGLNNPKSAMAFGGLMGTTSGVAGGLAATDKRLVPYGAMTATFYTGVGCLLGPSLLYVTLRAIVGG; encoded by the coding sequence ATGGACACGCTCGTCTCCGTCTTCGAGGACAACGGTCTCCTGGTGGCCTTCGCACTGATCGGCGGGCTGATGATGCTCTCCGGCTGGCTCTCGAAGGCGCTGACCCGGGGCCGGCTGCAGGGGTCCGCCATCGCCATCCTCCTCGGCCTGGTGCTCGCCTACTGGGGAGGCGCGGCGACCGGCGGTGAGGACGGGCTGGCCGACTTCGCCGCGTTCTCCGGGCTGAGCCTGATGGGCGGTGCGATGCTGCGGGACTTCGCCATCGTCGCCACCGCGTACGGCGTCGACCTGCAGCAGATCAAGCGGGCCGGGCCGGCGGGCGCGCTCTCGGTCCTGCTGGGAGTGCTCGTCTCGTTCGCGGCGGGGTCCGTCGTCGCGGCGGCCTTCGGGTACACGGACGCCGCGTCGATGGCGACCATCGGAGCCGGCGCGGCCACCTACATCGTCGGGCCGGTGACCGGCACGGCGGTGGGCGCCGGTTCGGAGGTCATCGCGCTGTCGGTGGCGGCCGGTCTGGTGAAGTCCGTCGTGGTGATGGTGGGGACGCCGCTGATCGCGCCCATGATCGGCCTGAACAACCCGAAGTCCGCGATGGCCTTCGGCGGTCTGATGGGCACCACCTCCGGCGTGGCGGGCGGCCTGGCGGCCACCGACAAGCGGCTGGTGCCCTACGGTGCCATGACGGCCACCTTCTACACCGGCGTGGGCTGCCTGCTCGGCCCCTCGCTGCTGTACGTGACGCTGCGGGCGATCGTCGGCGGATGA
- the madL gene encoding malonate transporter subunit MadL: MVIHGVAALALCLLAGTLVGEVLGAAVGVDANVGGVGFAMIMLVLVTSWLRRKGRFPEPSEQGVLFWSALYIPIVIAMAATQNVVKAVTGGPMAIVAGLAALLAGGALVPVLGRMGGTAEPLPPQASEEKQEV, encoded by the coding sequence ATGGTTATCCATGGAGTGGCAGCACTGGCGCTGTGCCTGCTCGCGGGCACGCTCGTCGGTGAGGTGCTCGGCGCCGCTGTCGGTGTCGACGCCAACGTCGGCGGAGTCGGGTTCGCCATGATCATGCTGGTGCTGGTCACCAGTTGGCTCCGGAGGAAGGGCCGGTTCCCCGAACCCAGCGAGCAGGGAGTCCTCTTCTGGAGCGCGCTGTACATACCGATCGTCATCGCCATGGCCGCCACCCAGAACGTGGTCAAGGCGGTCACCGGCGGTCCGATGGCCATCGTGGCGGGCCTCGCCGCGCTCCTCGCGGGAGGCGCTCTGGTGCCGGTGCTGGGACGGATGGGCGGGACGGCGGAGCCGCTGCCGCCGCAGGCCTCCGAGGAAAAGCAGGAGGTCTGA
- a CDS encoding AMP-binding protein translates to MAPFPTIHRAFAEQAERRPDKPLFDLPGGRVLTYGDTAQAVRRIAARLVADGVVPGDRVAMQVEKSPEAVALYLATLRIGGVFLPLNPAYTGAETDYFLRDAEPRVLVCAPRHRTAHAHHEAAGLVIETLGTAGDGSLLDAPEDSEGAQAHEAAADDPAAILYTSGTTGRSKGAVLSHRNLASNCRELLESWRFTAEDRLIHALPVFHIHGLFVAANMVLTSGASMHFLPKFDPDQVLDLLPTATVLMGVPTFYTRLLKNERLTPESCAAMRLFVSGSAPLLASDHVAFEARTGHAILERYGMTETGMNATNPCTGGPRKPGTVGRPLPGTEIRVVGPESGRVLPHGEVGSIEVRGPNVFTGYWRMPEKTASEFRADGFFVTGDLGRFDEDGYLSIVGRGKDLVISGGYNIYPKEVEELLDAHPQVQESAVIGVPHPDYGETVVAVVVPVPGRRPRDGELLDFIAGDLARFKHPRAVRVVETLPRNVMGKVQKAELRERYGDLFARVGA, encoded by the coding sequence CTTCGACCTGCCCGGCGGGCGGGTCCTCACCTACGGCGACACCGCACAGGCCGTGCGCAGGATCGCCGCCCGGCTCGTCGCCGACGGCGTCGTCCCGGGTGACCGGGTCGCCATGCAGGTGGAGAAGTCCCCGGAGGCCGTCGCGCTGTATCTGGCCACACTGCGGATCGGTGGGGTCTTCCTGCCGCTCAACCCCGCCTACACCGGTGCGGAGACGGACTATTTCCTCCGCGACGCCGAACCCCGGGTGCTGGTCTGCGCCCCGCGGCACAGGACCGCACACGCGCACCACGAAGCAGCCGGACTCGTGATCGAGACCTTGGGCACCGCGGGCGACGGCAGCCTCCTCGACGCCCCGGAGGACAGTGAGGGCGCACAGGCCCACGAGGCGGCGGCCGACGACCCGGCGGCGATCCTGTACACCTCCGGTACGACCGGCCGTTCCAAGGGCGCGGTACTCTCCCACCGCAACCTGGCCTCCAACTGCCGGGAGCTGCTGGAGAGCTGGCGCTTCACCGCGGAGGACCGGCTGATCCACGCCTTGCCCGTCTTCCACATCCACGGGCTGTTCGTCGCGGCGAACATGGTGCTGACATCCGGTGCCTCCATGCACTTCCTGCCGAAGTTCGACCCGGACCAGGTCCTGGACCTGCTGCCGACGGCCACGGTGCTGATGGGCGTGCCCACCTTCTACACCCGGCTGCTGAAGAACGAGCGCCTCACCCCGGAGTCCTGCGCCGCCATGCGGCTCTTCGTCTCCGGCTCGGCTCCGCTGCTCGCGAGCGACCACGTGGCCTTCGAGGCCCGTACCGGCCACGCCATCCTCGAGCGCTACGGGATGACGGAGACCGGGATGAACGCCACCAACCCCTGCACCGGCGGCCCGCGCAAGCCCGGTACGGTCGGCAGGCCGCTCCCGGGCACCGAGATCCGGGTGGTGGGCCCCGAATCCGGCCGGGTGCTGCCCCACGGCGAGGTCGGCAGCATCGAGGTCCGCGGGCCCAACGTCTTCACCGGCTACTGGCGGATGCCCGAGAAGACCGCATCGGAGTTCCGTGCCGACGGGTTCTTCGTCACCGGCGACCTGGGCCGCTTCGACGAGGACGGCTATCTGAGCATCGTCGGTCGGGGCAAGGACCTGGTGATCTCCGGTGGTTACAACATCTACCCCAAGGAGGTCGAGGAACTGCTCGACGCCCACCCGCAGGTGCAGGAGTCCGCCGTGATCGGGGTTCCGCACCCGGACTACGGCGAGACCGTGGTCGCCGTAGTGGTCCCGGTCCCGGGGCGGCGGCCCCGGGACGGCGAACTGCTGGACTTCATCGCGGGCGACCTGGCCCGGTTCAAACACCCGCGTGCCGTCCGCGTCGTCGAGACGCTGCCGCGCAACGTCATGGGCAAGGTGCAGAAGGCCGAACTGCGCGAACGCTACGGAGACCTGTTCGCCAGGGTGGGCGCCTGA